The Bacteroidota bacterium genome includes the window CCCGCTTCCTATACTTATGTTACAGGGTTGCGGAACATCAATATAAGCATTGCTTCCATTTAGTGTGAAGTCTGCATCTTGCTGATATGAAAGCGTTACATCATTAAGAAGAACTCTGCAATCATCTACAACAAAATGACTATTACTCTGCATGTTAATACTGCCTGTGCTTAGTTTTAAAGTTCCTCCGGTTGTTGCTGCGCCTCTTAGAACACTAAGATTTTTCGTACCTTTTATTGTTACTTGATTCAATGCTCCCTGAACATCAAAGAGTGCATTCGGTCCTTGCAATAAAATTGTAACGTTATCTTCCATTATAAGATTTGCACCCGGCTCTAATGTTAATTTTGAGCCTTCATTTATTTTTATGGTACTTCCACTTCTTAAAATTAATTGCGTCCCCGAATGAAAAATTAAATTGCCAATATTACCAGTGCTGTTATCTCCAAGAATAATTTTTCCACCGTTTATAACTTCAATTCTAGAATTATCGCAAAAACAAGTCTCTACAGTCAAACTTGAACCAGGGTCTGGTACTGAAGCGCCTCCCGGAATTGGAGGAGTAGTTGCACTGCCAAAGTCAGATGGAATGTTACCATTAACATATAAATTGCCTCCTGCACCAATATATAAGTACTTAATAAATCTATTCTCTCTGCGCCCAAAATTAAATGTGCCATTATTTGGTGATGAACTGTTTAATGTATTTGTTAGACGCATATCGGACTTTGATAACTCATTTAAAGTCCATTGAATATTACCCTGTGTGGCATCGCCGGTTATTTCAACATGAAATTCATTGTTTCCTGAAGGCGCATAATATGCGTCAAATGGATACTGAGAAGGTAAGGGTCTATCGTCATAAAGTAAGTTGCTATTGACATTATAAAGCAAGTCCGTTGTATTTATATCCAATCCACTAATTGTTGGTATAAAACAATGATAATTTTCATTCACCGATTTCACATAGCTATTTATGCTCCAGTTTAAACTGGTATTGTTTTGAATAAGTGCACCAATTGACCGATCAATTTTTTGACCAAATTGAACAAGTGAGTTCCGTTTGCCACCTGGAGCATTATCATAGGTAGGAGTGGTGAGCGGCATGGCGTATAATTTAAAATCATAAAACAAAGTTGGATCTGCTATACATGCTATGCACTGTCCTTCACACAATCCAATATTTGTTAGCATCTCTAATTTGTTCGCTCCTTTTAGAAATTTACCCTGATAAACGAAGCTTGGTGTTCCAACACCTGAATTGGAATGAATTTTACACCGAATAAAATTGTTCCCATTGCAAGGGCTTAAAGAGTTTACCTGAAAGTCAGCTAATTGATTACCCGCTGAAAATAATTCGTCAGCAGTTTTACTCCCATTTGTAATTGCTACTTTTCTACAAAATTTGGGATAATTACCTAAAGCAGCCAAATCACTTAGCCAAGATTGCCTATATCCGGCTGCACCCGAATAAGAATGGTTTATGAGTAATTGCATTGGTGCCGGTGAGTATAGATAATCTTTATACTTTTGCAATTCATCACTCAGAGGAGCTATTTGCTCCAACATTTGCATCATGCCCATCGGAATATTTGCTCCTTGATGTGGCGAATCAATTGAGATGTATTCACCCACACAATGTTTTAAATTATTTTTCTCCATATATGATAAAGCATATTTGGCAATTTGTCCTCCCATGCTAGCTCCTGCAACAACTATAGAGTGATTATCAGGCCCTGCATAGTTTAATGTAATTTTCTGAATTAAATCAACCAGAACCATTGCATTTCCTTGCATATAGGTAGTTCCGTCGTAAAAATCAAGATAAAAAATATCGTAACCTCTATTGTGTAATTCACTGATTAATATTGGCAAGTGGTCAAATATTATTTCACTAGGGTCAGTTTCACTCGCAATTCCACTAATAAAATTAGGCCAACCCCTAGAGCCGTGCCTATGAGTATCGTGATGTTCTGTATCTAAGTCTAAGCCTTCTACAAAGATAAGTGGTTTACGAAGCTGTCCCAATGTGTTACCAGCTGCTGGTTTTAGCCAGGCATCTCCCGAGTAAACAACTCCATTATAAGTTCCTGATAAATTAAATCCCGCATACGGACATTCATAATTAAGGGGGATGTAATTGCCATTGGCATCCTGTAAATTTGTAATAACACATTGAGCATTTGTGTTTCCGCTAAAAAGCAATGTTAAGAAGCTAGCTAATATTATTTTTTTCATAGGAAAATTTTTATTTCATTAATTAAGAATTTTTGCAAAAGACTATACCATTAAACTTCATATCAAATTGATATTTCGGTGACAAAGTTCTTAACGATAAAAGCTAAGCGCAATAATCAAAAGAGATGAATTGTTGCCTATTTGAGGCATAGTAGAGCATGTGGTGAAATATAATTTCACTTGGGCACAACATGTCCCAATACCTTACCTAAAGCTGTTTTTAGCTAGCCATTAATTGTGTGTGCAACCCCATTAGATGTTTGGGATAGATAGAATGCATCATTATTTCATGCATAATTAAGTTAAACCTATGCATGAAGTCCAACTTGGGAAAGATTATTTAAAGCAGACAATTTTTTATGTTAGAGAGGTGTTTAGTAGTTTAAAATATATGTTATCGTATCATTAGAAATACAGTAAACAGTATATTCTTTAAGCTTGTCATAAATTGAATTACCATTCATATATTTACCAACACCCATACTTAAATTGTTATTTTGATTTCCTTTCATTTTAATAATGATAGAATCTCTTTTATTCCATCCGTCATTAACACCTAAGGTAAAACTTCCATATACCCCTTGGTAAGCAATATGCAAGCTGTTGTAAGTGCTATCAACTTTATTTACAACAAAATTAACATAGCCGATTGGAGTAAAATGAATATTGAAATTAGTAACATGTTTCTCTTCGGGGATAATATTATCGTGAATATCTGTCTCAAAATAGTTATTTGCTTTACCTGCAATATGAAACTCGCTGCCCGAAGCATTTTTAAATTCAAATTGATAAGTACCATCCGCATCCGTATGGGTTTCATCCAAAACATCCACCGAATAACCGCTTCCGGTTGCATGGTAATTTCCTAAAACTAAATGTGCATTTTGAATAGTTGCACAGGTAACTGCATCAATTGCCTGCCCGCTTACGGATATTTTTTTGGTGGAATATTACAGGTACTGAAAAATCAGGAATTTCAATTTTTTCATTTTGAAAAATATTGTCTAACAACTAAATAAAATTGCATATACTTATAATTAATAAGGAAATATCACATTTCCCTTTTTAAAAATTGATTAGTAATTTAATAAATAGTTTGACGTATCTCCCGCCAAGCAATAGAATGAGCGGTTCTCTATTTCTGTAAAAATTAAACTTGAGTTCAAATATTTATACACCCTATAGTCAATTGAATTATACTGACCTCCCTTGCTTTCAAGTACAACAGAGCTGCTGTTAGGATTGCTACCACCTATATTTAAATGATAGTTTATATTGTAGTTACCAGTAAAGCCTATTTCTAAATTCGTATAGGAGGAGTCTGACTTATTAAAGGTTAATTTTATAAATCCAATTGGAGTAAAATGAATATTGAAACTATTAACATGTTTCTCTTCGGGGATAATATTATCGTAAATATCTGTATCAAAATATTTATTTGCTTTACCTGCAATATGAAACTCGCTGCCCGAAGCATTTTTAAATTCAAATTGATAATTACCATTTGCATCAGTATAAGTTTCATCCAAAACATCCACCGAATAACCGGTTCCGGTTGCATGGTAATTTCCTAAAACTAAATGCGCATTTTCAATAGGTGTACAAGTAACTGCATCAATTGCCTGTCCACTTACTGATATTTTTTTTGGTGGAATATTACAGGTAATAAATAAGATAATTGTCAATATAAAAATCGGGAATTTCAATTTTTTCATCTTAATAATTTTTGTCAACAACTATGCTACTAAATTAGTAACAAAATGGTATTACTGTCGCAAAGTTCTTAATGTTAATTTTAAAGGCAATAATCAAAAAGGATGAATTGTAACTTAATTGTAGCAAAGTTTAAAAAATAATTACCCCATTCTTAGGACTGCTATAAATCAAATTTAAGTTATTTTCTATGCCTTTGCTCGGTGCACTTAGTTAGGTTATGTATTCTCATCAATAGAGGGATTGAAAGTAAGGTTGAATTCCTTATAGTTGATGAATATTCCTTATTAAAGCATATTGAGTGATGAAAGTAAGAGAATGTCATTTAGTTTTTCAGGACCTGTACTTTTGAGCAAAAAAAAATCCCCCAAGTTGATTACCTGAGGGATTTTTTTGTAAAACTAAAAATTATTTTTGAGTAAAATTGTCTTCGTAAAGTTGAGCGCTAGTTGCAGTACATCCAGTACCACCTGCTTGTTGCTCATCAGTAAAACGTACAGAAAAAGAGTATTTACCTGTAGTGGTATTTTTTATCACCGGGTTTCCACCAACAACTGAAATAAATGAGTGTGTGCACCCACTTGCTCCAATTCCTGTAGCAACTGTAGATATCATACTAACTTCATTTCCAATTAAGTTTGCACGAATAGTAGTATTGTTTGAATAGTTAGCAAATCTACTGAACTCCAAACGGTTGTTAACAGTTGAAGATGCAGTTACAGTTTGATCCCAAGTTGAAGTTACAGGATTACCTTCTGTAGTAGTATAAGTTCCGCTTAAATAATCAGCATCATTTTTCACAGTTACTGTACGTGTAGCAGTTCCTTCATTACCAGCTGCATCTGTAGCTGAATAAGTAATTACATAGTCACCAGTTTTGTTTTTATCAACTGATCCGGTAGTAACTACAGTTATGCTTCCATCTTCATCATCATTAGCAGTTGCTCCCAATTCAGTGTAGGTTCCTTGCAATGAGATAGTTGAAGCTGCATCACCATTTAAAGTAACAACAGGTGCAGTAGTATCATCTTTTTTGCAACCAATCAAAAATACGGTAGCACCAAATAAAAGTGCTGACGATAAAAGTAAAATGTTCTTTTTCATTGTTTTAGAGTAATTAAAATTAAAATTTTAGTTAATATTTTTCTGTAAATATGCTGCAAAGATACATTTTATTTGAATTCAACTAAAAATAATTTTTGTTTTTCTGTCAATTAATCTACTTTTGCGCCCGGTTAACCAATATTATTTTAATTTAAATTAAAAACACAACATGAAAAAAGTATTATTATCTCTTACCGCTCTAAGTATATTGGCGGTGGTTTCTTGCGGCCCAAGTGCTGAAGAAATGGCGAAAAAAGCGAAAGCTACTGCTGATTCAGTTGCAGCTGTTGCAGCTGCTGAAGCTGAAGCTGCTGCTGCAAAAGCACAAGCTGCTCAAGATTCAATTGCTGCCGTTGCTGCTGCTGCTGAAGCTAGTGCAAAAGCAATGGCTGATTCTATTGCTGCTGCTGCTGAAGCTGCGAAATCACAAGTAAAAACTGTGGTTAAAAAAGCTAAATCAAACGAGCAAAAGAATAAAGAAGATAAAAAAGTATTACAACAACAAAAAGGATAATATTCCTTTGTTTAGTTGAGTGTATTTAAAACCGTCTTTGTTTTTCAAAGACGGTTTTTTGTTGTTTATGCTTTACATTTACTTGCCTAACCTAATGCTGTGTTATTATTTCAATCAGTTTTTTCCTACACAAGAGTCCTCGTTCGAATTAATATTCATTTCCAAAGGCTTGGTATTTCCTTTTAAATTTTGATTAATTACACTTTCTCTTTGCTGATTCTAACCCAATCATTACCAATTGTTAAATCGTAACAAAATGCTCAGGATTTGTTTTTTTAAAGGACTATACGTCAATTAAATAAAATTTTATTTTTTTTCTTGTTACTTAAAATATTAAGTATACATTTGCAAAAAATTTTAAAACAATCAATTTAACACAACAATGAAAAAAGTATTATCATTAATTGCTATCGCTGGAATGTTTGCATTCGTAGCGTGTGGACCAAGTGCAGAAGAAAAAGCTAAAATGGAACAAGCTAAAGCTGATTCTATTGCTGCTGCTGAAGCTGCTAACGCTGAAATGGAAGCTGCTAAAGCTCAAGCTACTGCTGATTCAATGGCAGCTGCTGCAACTGCAGACACTACAAAGAAAGTGGAAGAGGCTAAGTAATATTTCTTTTTCCAAAAAGAAAAAAATCCTTTCGGTACCGAAAGGATTTTTTTTTGACCTTACTTTTCAGATTTTGCTTTTTGTTCGAATTTGCTAGTATCAATTTTCGAAAAATCAATACTACTGCATCCTGCA containing:
- a CDS encoding DUF5011 domain-containing protein; this translates as MKKNILLLSSALLFGATVFLIGCKKDDTTAPVVTLNGDAASTISLQGTYTELGATANDDEDGSITVVTTGSVDKNKTGDYVITYSATDAAGNEGTATRTVTVKNDADYLSGTYTTTEGNPVTSTWDQTVTASSTVNNRLEFSRFANYSNNTTIRANLIGNEVSMISTVATGIGASGCTHSFISVVGGNPVIKNTTTGKYSFSVRFTDEQQAGGTGCTATSAQLYEDNFTQK